A single region of the Desulfovibrio sp. UIB00 genome encodes:
- a CDS encoding type I restriction endonuclease subunit R, whose amino-acid sequence MTHTLTAKEVLATYGELPLVELHAISCFASLGWETANLYNEAFGPNGTEGRTSAAEVILAPRLRKALERINPGYPATAYDQAIEQLTEDRSTQIPVNANQAFYKLLRDRVKVEIADDDGNPQTVELSVIDWSNPENNDFFLAQQMWVSGEMYKRRCDLLGFVNGMPLIFIELKGPHVPLKSAYDDNLKDYKGQSIPQLFHPNAFILLSNGTQTRVGTLTSPWEHFFEWRRIDDETEAGSTGLETAIRGLCHKRRLLDIVENFTLFELARGGLIKKVAKNHQYLGVNKAIAQMIMLREAGDAEAAKKLGVFWHTQGSGKSLSMVFFTQKILRTLPGKWTFVIVTDRSELDDQIYKTFTATGAITGAEVQASSGDNLKLLLSQDHRYVFSLIQKFHTDKGVAYPQISDRSDIIVITDEAHRSQYDIFALNMRNALPNAAFLGFTGTPLIAGEEERTREVFGDYVSVYDFARSIEDGATVPLYYENRTPELQITNENLNRDIENLLEKAELDEAQEKKLEREFAREYHLITRNERLETIAADLVKHFLGRGYRGKAMMICIDKATAVRMYDKVQALWKQQLADLQKQMKTAAGDAREVLADKIMVMQSTDMAVIVSQGQNEVEDLKAKGLDIVPHRQRMLREDLDEKFKDPDSSLRLVFVCAMWITGFDVPTCSTLYLDKPMRNHSLMQTIARANRVAPGKSAGLIVDYVGIFRNLQDALRIYAKPNQPGQMPIKDKAALVAQLKELLKKAEAFCAGMGIDLMAIVSTPLENRLEALQKAMDVILEAGEDKVKAYLLMAGQVARTFKAILPDAEANAYAPMSVLVAYLGAMIKALRPTPDISGVMSDLDALLDDSIATEGYRIGDRPAAEALIDLSQIDFAALQQKFAMGKKATETEKLKGQIEKKLEKMVRENKGRIDFMETFKKLIDSYNASSHNLEAFFKDLMDFAQNLTDEEQRSHRENLTEEELAIFDLLTQPEPELSDKEKGEVKKVAKDLLAKLKAEKLVLDWRLKTQTKADVERTIRDFYIKLPMAYTPDLKKDKRVKTYAHIYENYFGAGQSIYQQAPGTVSCA is encoded by the coding sequence ATGACTCACACTCTCACAGCCAAGGAAGTATTAGCCACTTACGGGGAACTCCCCCTGGTCGAGCTACACGCAATCAGCTGTTTTGCATCCCTTGGCTGGGAGACGGCCAACCTCTACAACGAGGCCTTCGGGCCGAACGGCACGGAAGGCCGCACGTCTGCCGCCGAGGTCATCCTTGCGCCTCGTCTTCGCAAGGCGCTGGAGCGCATCAATCCCGGCTATCCGGCTACTGCCTATGATCAGGCCATCGAACAACTGACAGAGGATCGCTCCACGCAGATTCCCGTCAATGCCAATCAGGCTTTTTACAAGCTGCTGCGGGACCGGGTGAAGGTGGAGATTGCAGACGACGACGGCAACCCGCAGACGGTTGAACTTTCTGTCATTGACTGGAGCAACCCAGAGAACAACGACTTCTTCCTTGCCCAGCAGATGTGGGTGTCTGGGGAGATGTACAAGCGCCGCTGCGACCTGCTCGGCTTTGTCAACGGGATGCCCCTGATCTTCATCGAACTGAAGGGCCCGCATGTTCCCCTGAAGTCCGCCTATGACGACAACCTGAAGGACTACAAGGGGCAGAGCATCCCGCAGCTCTTCCATCCCAATGCATTCATTCTGCTGTCCAACGGCACGCAAACCCGTGTGGGCACCCTGACCAGCCCCTGGGAACATTTTTTTGAATGGCGGCGGATTGATGATGAAACCGAGGCGGGTTCAACTGGTCTGGAGACCGCCATTCGCGGGCTCTGCCACAAGCGGCGACTGCTTGACATTGTGGAGAACTTCACCCTGTTCGAGTTGGCGCGCGGTGGCCTGATCAAAAAGGTAGCCAAAAACCACCAGTACCTGGGTGTGAACAAGGCCATTGCCCAGATGATCATGCTGCGGGAAGCCGGGGATGCGGAAGCCGCCAAAAAGCTCGGCGTATTCTGGCACACGCAGGGGAGCGGAAAGAGCCTCTCCATGGTGTTCTTCACCCAGAAGATTCTTCGCACCCTGCCCGGCAAGTGGACCTTTGTGATCGTCACTGACCGCTCCGAACTGGACGATCAAATCTACAAGACCTTCACGGCAACCGGGGCAATCACGGGGGCGGAAGTACAGGCCAGCAGCGGGGACAACCTGAAACTGCTGCTGTCGCAGGACCACCGCTACGTCTTCAGCCTGATCCAGAAGTTCCACACGGACAAAGGCGTGGCTTACCCGCAGATTTCGGACCGCAGCGACATCATCGTAATCACGGACGAAGCCCACCGCAGCCAGTACGACATCTTCGCGCTGAACATGCGCAATGCCCTGCCCAACGCCGCCTTTCTCGGCTTTACCGGGACACCGCTGATTGCCGGGGAGGAAGAACGTACCCGCGAAGTATTCGGCGACTACGTTTCGGTCTATGACTTTGCCCGATCCATCGAGGATGGGGCCACGGTGCCGCTCTACTACGAAAACCGCACGCCGGAACTTCAGATCACCAACGAAAACCTGAACAGGGATATCGAAAATCTCCTTGAAAAGGCTGAACTGGACGAAGCTCAGGAAAAGAAGCTGGAGCGGGAATTTGCCCGCGAGTACCACCTGATTACCCGCAATGAGCGGCTGGAGACCATCGCCGCCGATCTGGTGAAGCATTTTCTCGGTCGAGGCTATCGTGGCAAGGCTATGATGATCTGCATCGACAAGGCCACGGCTGTGCGGATGTACGACAAGGTGCAAGCCCTCTGGAAGCAACAGCTGGCTGATCTGCAAAAGCAGATGAAAACAGCCGCCGGGGATGCCAGAGAAGTGCTCGCCGATAAAATCATGGTCATGCAGAGCACCGATATGGCCGTGATTGTGTCGCAAGGCCAGAACGAAGTTGAAGACCTCAAGGCCAAGGGGCTGGATATCGTTCCGCACCGGCAGCGTATGCTGCGCGAGGACCTGGACGAAAAATTCAAAGACCCCGACAGTTCCCTGCGTCTGGTCTTCGTCTGTGCCATGTGGATTACAGGTTTTGATGTGCCGACCTGCTCGACCCTGTACCTCGACAAGCCGATGCGGAACCACTCCCTGATGCAGACCATCGCTCGGGCCAACCGCGTGGCGCCGGGCAAGAGTGCCGGTTTGATCGTCGATTATGTGGGTATCTTCCGTAATCTTCAGGATGCCCTGCGCATCTACGCCAAACCCAATCAGCCGGGGCAGATGCCCATCAAGGACAAGGCGGCTCTGGTGGCACAACTGAAGGAGCTGCTGAAAAAAGCGGAAGCTTTCTGCGCGGGTATGGGCATTGACCTGATGGCGATTGTAAGCACCCCGCTGGAAAATCGCCTGGAAGCCCTGCAAAAAGCCATGGATGTGATCCTTGAAGCCGGGGAAGACAAGGTCAAGGCATACCTGCTCATGGCTGGTCAGGTGGCCAGAACCTTCAAGGCGATCCTTCCCGATGCCGAGGCCAACGCTTACGCCCCCATGTCTGTTCTGGTGGCTTACCTCGGGGCAATGATCAAGGCACTGCGCCCTACCCCTGACATCTCCGGGGTGATGAGCGACCTGGACGCTCTGCTGGATGACTCCATTGCAACCGAGGGATACCGCATCGGGGACCGCCCGGCGGCTGAAGCCCTGATCGACCTCTCGCAGATCGATTTTGCCGCTCTCCAACAAAAGTTCGCGATGGGTAAGAAAGCTACCGAGACCGAAAAACTGAAGGGGCAAATCGAGAAAAAACTGGAGAAGATGGTTCGGGAGAACAAGGGACGGATCGACTTCATGGAGACGTTCAAAAAGCTGATCGACAGCTACAATGCCTCCAGCCATAACCTCGAGGCATTCTTCAAGGATCTGATGGATTTTGCCCAGAACCTGACGGACGAGGAACAACGGTCACACCGAGAGAACCTCACCGAGGAGGAACTGGCCATTTTCGACCTGCTGACACAGCCAGAGCCGGAACTGAGCGACAAAGAAAAAGGCGAGGTCAAAAAGGTTGCCAAGGATCTTCTCGCCAAGCTGAAAGCCGAAAAACTGGTGCTGGACTGGCGGCTGAAGACCCAGACCAAGGCTGATGTGGAACGAACCATCCGGGACTTCTACATCAAGCTGCCGATGGCCTACACGCCCGACCTGAAAAAGGACAAACGGGTGAAGACATACGCCCATATCTACGAAAACTACTTTGGGGCGGGACAGAGCATCTACCAGCAAGCCCCCGGCACCGTGTCTTGTGCGTGA
- the glp gene encoding gephyrin-like molybdotransferase Glp: protein MKPFLTLQSVEAVLEHIRAFPLLSEERVPLDDALGRGLAQCFSATEDLPGFDRSTVDGFACRARDVFGAQEGNPALVECVADCRMGEVPDIKLEEGQTARILTGGMLPQGADCVVMVEYSRPAGGNLIEITRSQAPGDNVIFRDDDATAGALLLQAGHRLRPQDIGLLAAFGVVDVDVRRKPLVAVLSTGDEVVPSSATPPPGKIRDINAHSIAALCREAGAQAVRAGIVNDDAAKLKAAVTQLAETHDVVVVSGGSSAGMRDHTVEIFESLPQAQLLVHGVAISPGKPFILARAVVNGRTVCLVGLPGHVTSALVCARVFLAPLLEHLQGHASSAKLPQVPAVLARSVASAQGRRDYLRVKLRPLPCQPPTRAPSDKNLQPLYEAEPIMGASGLISGIAAADGLMVCPENREGYDAGDTVMVELFR, encoded by the coding sequence GTGAAGCCTTTTTTGACCTTGCAATCAGTTGAAGCGGTGCTTGAGCATATTCGGGCATTTCCCCTTTTGAGTGAAGAGCGCGTCCCGTTGGACGATGCCCTTGGTCGCGGCCTTGCCCAATGCTTTTCGGCAACAGAAGACCTGCCCGGATTTGACCGCTCCACCGTTGACGGTTTCGCCTGCCGCGCCCGTGATGTTTTTGGCGCGCAGGAGGGCAACCCCGCTCTGGTGGAATGCGTGGCCGACTGCCGCATGGGCGAGGTGCCGGACATCAAGCTTGAAGAAGGACAGACCGCGCGCATTCTCACCGGGGGCATGCTGCCGCAGGGCGCGGATTGCGTGGTGATGGTTGAATACTCCCGCCCGGCGGGAGGCAATCTCATTGAAATTACCCGCAGTCAGGCCCCGGGCGACAATGTTATTTTTCGCGATGATGACGCAACCGCTGGGGCTTTGCTGCTGCAAGCCGGGCACCGCCTGCGCCCTCAGGACATTGGCCTGCTGGCGGCTTTTGGCGTGGTGGATGTGGACGTACGCCGCAAACCTCTGGTTGCCGTGCTCTCTACGGGCGATGAGGTTGTGCCCAGTTCCGCGACTCCGCCGCCGGGCAAAATCCGCGACATCAACGCCCACAGCATTGCAGCCCTCTGCCGCGAGGCTGGCGCGCAGGCCGTGAGAGCCGGGATTGTCAACGATGACGCCGCCAAACTCAAAGCAGCAGTAACCCAGCTTGCAGAAACACATGACGTGGTGGTGGTTTCCGGCGGTTCCTCAGCAGGCATGCGCGACCACACCGTGGAAATTTTTGAGTCTCTGCCTCAGGCTCAGTTGCTGGTGCACGGGGTCGCCATCAGCCCCGGCAAACCCTTTATTCTGGCTAGGGCCGTAGTCAACGGGCGCACAGTCTGCCTTGTGGGCCTGCCCGGTCACGTCACCAGCGCGCTTGTCTGCGCCCGCGTATTTCTTGCCCCCTTGCTGGAGCACCTTCAAGGGCATGCCAGTTCCGCAAAGCTGCCGCAGGTTCCCGCTGTGCTTGCACGTTCTGTAGCTTCCGCACAGGGCAGGCGCGACTATCTGCGCGTAAAACTACGCCCCCTGCCCTGCCAGCCCCCCACGCGGGCACCGTCAGATAAAAATCTGCAACCGCTGTACGAGGCGGAACCCATCATGGGCGCATCGGGCCTTATTTCTGGCATTGCTGCGGCAGACGGCCTCATGGTCTGCCCTGAAAACCGCGAAGGCTACGATGCGGGCGATACCGTTATGGTGGAACTTTTTCGCTAG
- a CDS encoding molybdopterin biosynthesis protein encodes MKRNTYLTLLPPEEARANWFSCLDAKAFALGEERIPLAQALRRVLSRPVAALRSSPAFHGAAMDGIAVHAEDTFTASARTPLRLKIGEQAHWINTGHPLPLGCNAVVMMENINTETEKDSQGESQWAVIEKAAFPWQHVRKMGEDMVATEIILPPGTCIGPYDLGALAAGGALEVPVFRRPRVSIIPSGSEIVPLVDAREEDLRAGRVLPEFNSLIFSAMITEAGGEAATLPVVPDDPEAIRAAIVSAIATADMVILNAGSSAGSHDFTAHVLGQMGTVVTHGISVMPGKPTVLAVVNGKPVVGVPGYPVSAGISMEEFVLPLLALWQKRAMSERQKITAVPCNPLPSRPGMEERLRVKLGCVGDTVVAVPLPRGAGTITSLSRADGIIRIPRDSEGCNAGEPVTVELLRPATALAGALLAIGSHDNTLDLLDSMLRKAHPQFRLTSAHVGSLGGIMALKRGQCHLAGSHLLDPASGVYNRKAIEDNLEEPTVLLRLVDREQGILTAPGNPLGINSIEDLAKPGVRFINRQRGSGTRVLLDYRLSRLGIAHTSINGYRDEEYTHMNVAAAVLSGRVDAGLAVRAAANALGLPFTPIGVEEYDLVIPCRFFDGDAVQALLDVIRSKAFRQTVEGMGGYGTEKTGQIIWEYAGKQGVE; translated from the coding sequence TTGAAGCGCAACACATATCTGACTCTGCTTCCCCCGGAAGAAGCCCGCGCCAACTGGTTTTCATGCCTTGACGCCAAAGCCTTCGCCCTTGGCGAGGAACGCATCCCTCTGGCGCAGGCCCTGCGCCGCGTGCTCAGCAGGCCCGTGGCGGCCCTGCGTTCATCCCCGGCCTTTCACGGCGCGGCAATGGACGGCATCGCCGTACATGCGGAGGATACCTTCACCGCCTCTGCCCGTACCCCATTGCGTCTCAAAATTGGCGAACAGGCCCACTGGATCAACACCGGGCACCCCTTGCCGCTGGGCTGCAACGCCGTGGTGATGATGGAGAACATCAATACCGAGACTGAAAAGGATTCTCAGGGCGAATCGCAGTGGGCCGTTATAGAAAAGGCCGCCTTTCCCTGGCAGCACGTGCGCAAAATGGGTGAAGACATGGTGGCTACAGAGATCATCCTGCCGCCTGGAACGTGCATTGGTCCCTACGACCTTGGCGCGCTGGCGGCAGGCGGCGCGCTTGAAGTACCGGTATTCCGCCGCCCCCGCGTTTCCATCATCCCCAGCGGGTCGGAAATTGTGCCGCTGGTGGATGCGCGGGAGGAAGATCTGCGCGCAGGCCGCGTGCTGCCAGAATTCAATTCACTGATTTTTTCGGCCATGATTACGGAGGCCGGGGGTGAAGCCGCTACCCTGCCTGTGGTTCCTGACGACCCAGAGGCTATCCGCGCGGCCATTGTCAGCGCCATTGCAACTGCCGACATGGTTATTCTCAACGCCGGGTCTTCGGCTGGCAGCCACGATTTTACGGCCCATGTGCTTGGGCAGATGGGTACAGTGGTGACGCACGGAATTTCAGTCATGCCGGGCAAACCCACGGTGCTGGCGGTAGTCAACGGCAAGCCCGTGGTAGGTGTGCCTGGGTATCCCGTTTCTGCGGGCATATCCATGGAAGAATTTGTTCTGCCCCTGTTGGCCCTGTGGCAAAAACGGGCCATGAGCGAGCGGCAGAAGATCACGGCGGTACCCTGCAATCCCCTGCCCTCGCGCCCCGGTATGGAAGAACGGTTGCGGGTCAAACTGGGCTGCGTAGGCGATACGGTTGTTGCCGTGCCCCTGCCGCGCGGCGCTGGCACCATAACCAGCCTCAGCCGGGCTGACGGCATCATTCGCATTCCGCGCGACAGCGAAGGCTGCAATGCAGGGGAACCCGTTACTGTCGAGCTGCTGCGCCCCGCCACGGCCCTTGCGGGCGCACTGCTTGCCATTGGCAGTCACGACAACACGCTTGACCTGCTGGACAGCATGCTGCGCAAGGCGCATCCGCAGTTCCGGCTCACCTCGGCCCATGTGGGTTCGCTGGGCGGCATCATGGCGCTCAAGCGCGGGCAATGCCATCTGGCGGGCAGTCATCTGCTCGACCCGGCAAGTGGCGTATATAACCGCAAGGCCATTGAGGATAACCTGGAAGAACCCACTGTGTTGCTGCGTCTGGTGGACAGGGAACAGGGCATTCTGACCGCGCCCGGTAACCCCCTTGGCATCAACAGCATTGAAGACCTCGCCAAGCCGGGGGTGCGCTTCATCAACCGCCAGCGCGGCAGCGGAACCCGCGTGTTGCTCGACTACCGCCTGAGTCGCCTTGGCATCGCGCACACAAGCATCAACGGATACCGCGACGAGGAATATACGCACATGAACGTTGCTGCCGCAGTGCTTTCTGGTCGGGTGGATGCAGGTCTTGCCGTGCGTGCTGCGGCCAATGCGCTGGGCCTGCCATTCACGCCCATCGGTGTTGAAGAATATGATCTGGTCATTCCCTGCCGTTTTTTTGATGGGGATGCGGTTCAGGCCCTGCTGGATGTTATCCGCAGCAAGGCCTTCCGCCAGACAGTGGAAGGCATGGGCGGTTACGGCACGGAAAAAACCGGGCAGATTATCTGGGAATACGCCGGGAAACAGGGCGTGGAATGA
- a CDS encoding ThiF family adenylyltransferase translates to MTISDLHQFFSPYIRARYQTKSAGNTQETLFVSLEGLRLWAASQALTLRAAMIYLLGRNIWPERFRRNFGLVTAEEMTRLLQSRVLVLGSGGLGGHVAELLARSGVGGIRLVDNDVFDESNLNRQRFCTERVLGQRKVCVVRNALADIASHVETEALGLVADAGNLSDLVAGMDVALDCLDNISAKTALERAALAAGVPFIHGSVLREEGFCYANSGPQARLEELYPQGQSDNELEHARREGVGALAPASVACLMAKLALQTILSRKASSALYHLDLSVPEMERFDWAGKA, encoded by the coding sequence ATGACAATATCTGATCTGCACCAGTTCTTCAGCCCTTATATCCGGGCAAGATACCAGACAAAATCTGCTGGCAATACGCAGGAAACACTGTTCGTGAGCCTTGAGGGCTTGCGCCTTTGGGCCGCGTCCCAGGCTCTGACGCTACGCGCCGCCATGATTTACCTGTTGGGGCGGAACATCTGGCCGGAGCGCTTTCGCCGGAATTTCGGGCTGGTCACAGCGGAAGAAATGACGCGGCTGCTGCAAAGCCGCGTGCTTGTGCTGGGCAGTGGCGGTCTGGGGGGGCACGTGGCCGAATTGCTGGCCCGCTCCGGCGTAGGCGGCATACGGCTTGTGGATAACGATGTGTTTGACGAAAGCAATCTCAACCGCCAGCGGTTCTGTACAGAGCGTGTGCTGGGGCAGCGCAAGGTCTGCGTTGTGCGCAATGCCCTGGCGGATATTGCCAGCCACGTGGAGACTGAAGCTCTTGGATTAGTGGCAGATGCGGGCAATCTGTCCGATCTTGTGGCTGGTATGGACGTGGCCCTGGATTGCCTGGACAACATCAGCGCCAAAACAGCCCTGGAAAGGGCAGCTCTTGCTGCTGGCGTGCCATTCATCCACGGTTCCGTACTGCGCGAAGAAGGCTTTTGCTACGCCAACTCAGGCCCGCAGGCGCGGCTTGAGGAGCTTTACCCGCAAGGGCAGAGCGACAACGAGCTTGAGCATGCACGGCGCGAAGGCGTTGGCGCGCTGGCCCCGGCTTCGGTTGCCTGCCTCATGGCCAAGCTGGCTCTGCAGACCATTTTGAGCCGCAAAGCCAGCAGCGCCCTGTACCATCTCGACCTCTCGGTGCCGGAAATGGAGCGTTTTGATTGGGCGGGTAAGGCCTAA
- a CDS encoding MoaD/ThiS family protein, with amino-acid sequence MKLTVKLSTTLRDYVPDYVPETGLQVEMPEGSTVAQLAQHLGLPPQDIKIVMVNGLQQKVSDLMRDGDRIAYFPAVGGG; translated from the coding sequence ATGAAACTGACCGTTAAGCTGAGCACCACCCTACGTGACTATGTGCCGGACTACGTGCCGGAAACAGGTTTGCAGGTGGAAATGCCGGAGGGCAGCACCGTGGCCCAGTTGGCGCAACATCTGGGATTGCCGCCGCAAGACATAAAAATTGTCATGGTCAACGGACTCCAGCAGAAGGTGAGTGATCTCATGCGCGACGGAGACCGTATTGCCTATTTTCCGGCTGTCGGAGGAGGCTAG
- a CDS encoding aldehyde ferredoxin oxidoreductase C-terminal domain-containing protein, with protein MFRFLRVNMATKTCVFEEIPQEYAGLGGRALTSTIVAREVPPTCTPIGPHNKLVFAPGLLGATNSPNANRISVGCKSPLTEGIKESNAGGQPGGHLARLGILAVIVEDMAKEGEWWQLEVSKDHAKLIPAEVAGMNNFDAVAKLVEKYGKDCSYITIGRAGEFKLTAASIACTDRELRPMRHAGRGGVGAVMGSKGLKAIIVNPEGGKSQPLADEKAFREASKRFATALSEHPITSKGLAEYGTAVLVNILHEAGGLPTANFTVGQFDKHEAVSGELLNQLTKERGGEGKVAHGCMSGCMIRCSGILPDKKGKFQSKWPEYETLWCFGPHSGIGDLDAISKYDYMCDDIGVDTIDVGVAVGVAMAGGAIPYGDTKAVLDVMNGISEGSPLGRIVGCGAATTGRVFGVRRVPAVKGQSLPAYDPRAVKGQGVTYATSPMGADHTAGYAVTANILNCGGTVDPLKKDGQIELSRNLQVATASVDSVGLCLFTAFAILDVPDALPAIVDMLNAKFGWKLTGDDVVTLGQRILSTEIDFNRRAGITQAADVLPDFFTDEKLPPHNTTFDITHEELKTVFNWIEEKK; from the coding sequence ATGTTCCGTTTTTTGCGCGTCAATATGGCAACCAAGACCTGTGTTTTTGAAGAAATCCCTCAAGAATACGCTGGCCTTGGCGGCCGTGCGTTGACTTCTACCATCGTTGCGCGTGAGGTGCCGCCCACCTGTACGCCCATTGGCCCCCACAACAAGCTTGTTTTTGCTCCCGGCCTGCTGGGTGCCACCAACAGCCCCAACGCCAACCGTATTTCCGTGGGCTGCAAAAGCCCGCTGACCGAAGGCATCAAGGAATCCAACGCGGGCGGTCAGCCCGGCGGTCACCTGGCCCGTTTGGGCATTCTGGCTGTTATTGTGGAAGACATGGCCAAGGAAGGCGAGTGGTGGCAGCTTGAAGTGAGCAAGGACCACGCCAAGCTGATTCCCGCCGAAGTGGCCGGGATGAACAACTTTGATGCCGTGGCCAAGCTGGTGGAAAAGTACGGCAAGGATTGCAGCTACATCACCATTGGCCGTGCGGGTGAATTCAAGCTCACGGCGGCTTCCATTGCCTGCACCGACCGCGAACTGCGGCCCATGCGCCATGCCGGGCGCGGCGGCGTTGGCGCGGTAATGGGTTCCAAGGGGCTCAAGGCCATCATTGTGAATCCCGAAGGCGGCAAGAGCCAGCCTCTGGCTGATGAAAAGGCTTTTCGCGAGGCTTCCAAGCGCTTCGCCACGGCGCTTTCCGAACACCCCATCACCAGCAAGGGACTTGCCGAATACGGCACCGCCGTGCTCGTCAACATCCTGCACGAGGCGGGCGGCCTGCCCACCGCCAACTTTACTGTTGGACAGTTTGACAAGCATGAGGCTGTTTCGGGCGAACTTTTGAACCAGCTCACCAAGGAACGCGGCGGCGAGGGCAAGGTGGCCCACGGCTGCATGAGCGGCTGCATGATCCGTTGCAGCGGCATTTTGCCCGACAAGAAGGGCAAGTTCCAGAGCAAGTGGCCCGAATACGAAACCCTCTGGTGCTTCGGCCCCCACTCCGGCATTGGCGATCTTGATGCCATCTCAAAGTACGATTACATGTGCGACGACATCGGCGTGGACACCATTGATGTGGGCGTTGCCGTGGGCGTTGCCATGGCTGGCGGCGCCATTCCCTACGGGGATACCAAGGCTGTGCTTGATGTCATGAACGGCATCAGCGAAGGCTCTCCGCTTGGTCGTATTGTTGGTTGCGGCGCGGCCACCACGGGCCGGGTGTTTGGCGTGCGGCGCGTGCCTGCGGTCAAGGGCCAGAGCCTGCCCGCCTATGATCCCCGTGCAGTCAAGGGCCAGGGCGTCACCTACGCCACCTCGCCCATGGGCGCGGACCACACCGCCGGCTACGCGGTGACGGCCAACATCCTTAACTGCGGCGGTACGGTTGACCCCCTCAAGAAGGACGGGCAGATCGAGCTTTCGCGCAATCTCCAGGTGGCTACCGCCTCTGTGGATTCCGTGGGCCTGTGCCTGTTCACGGCTTTTGCCATTCTTGACGTGCCGGATGCCCTGCCCGCCATTGTGGACATGCTCAATGCCAAGTTTGGCTGGAAGCTCACCGGCGACGACGTTGTAACGTTGGGCCAGCGTATTCTTTCCACGGAAATCGACTTCAACCGCCGCGCGGGCATCACCCAGGCTGCGGACGTGCTGCCCGATTTCTTCACTGACGAAAAGCTGCCCCCGCACAACACCACTTTCGACATTACCCACGAGGAACTCAAGACGGTCTTCAACTGGATTGAGGAAAAGAAGTAG
- a CDS encoding ABC transporter ATP-binding protein yields the protein MSGKLYEARNLVQRYNGREALNVQHLAIEEGGAVFLTGPNGCGKSTLLRLLAFLEHPASGELRYAGGAEGRKEATLLLQDPYLLHMSVFNNVVLGLKLRHQGADLRQTFDCCMQAAGFDDPWNFADRGPHELSGGERQRVALASRLALRPRVLLLDEPTANVDAASARAIALAVRNSTAEGMTVVCATHDPALLRAIDAREIKLGTSWDMDARVSSL from the coding sequence ATGAGCGGCAAGCTGTATGAAGCCCGCAACCTTGTACAGCGCTATAATGGGCGCGAAGCGCTCAATGTTCAGCACCTTGCTATTGAAGAAGGCGGGGCAGTATTCCTCACCGGCCCCAATGGTTGCGGCAAATCAACCTTGTTGCGGCTGCTGGCCTTTCTGGAGCACCCTGCTTCTGGCGAGCTGCGGTATGCTGGCGGGGCAGAGGGCCGCAAGGAGGCAACCCTGCTTTTGCAGGATCCCTATCTGCTGCACATGAGCGTTTTCAATAACGTGGTGCTTGGGTTGAAACTCCGCCACCAAGGGGCAGATCTGCGGCAGACATTTGACTGCTGCATGCAGGCCGCAGGTTTTGACGATCCCTGGAATTTTGCGGATCGCGGCCCGCACGAACTTTCTGGCGGCGAACGCCAGCGGGTTGCCCTGGCATCGCGCCTGGCCCTGCGGCCAAGGGTGCTGCTGCTTGACGAGCCAACAGCCAATGTGGATGCCGCAAGCGCACGGGCCATTGCTCTGGCCGTAAGGAACAGCACGGCAGAAGGCATGACTGTTGTCTGCGCCACACACGACCCTGCCTTGCTGCGTGCCATTGATGCCCGTGAAATCAAGCTTGGCACCTCGTGGGACATGGACGCCCGCGTTTCGTCATTATAG
- a CDS encoding ABC transporter permease: MDYLLSGFSNALYLLMHMDEATLSAIYATIASTCYAMAAALLLGVPLGFLLGHCSFPGKRALRLVSDTLLAFPTVLIGLLVYAFITARGPLGEYGLLFTLPGMAIGQAVLALPIVVSWTAQALEDLDPRCRETLLTLGANGRQLAMYALWECRYAVGMVCVTAFGRVITEVGVAMMLGGNIRYATRTMTTAIALETSKGDFAQGIALGLVLLLMAFVVNLALAFFRRRGRA, encoded by the coding sequence ATGGATTATCTCCTCAGCGGATTCAGCAACGCGCTTTATCTGCTCATGCACATGGATGAGGCCACGCTTTCGGCTATTTACGCAACCATTGCGTCTACCTGCTACGCCATGGCGGCAGCTCTGCTGCTGGGGGTGCCGCTGGGTTTTCTGCTTGGCCATTGCTCTTTTCCCGGCAAAAGGGCGCTGCGGCTGGTTTCAGATACCTTGCTGGCCTTTCCCACAGTGTTGATCGGCCTGCTGGTCTATGCCTTCATTACCGCGCGCGGCCCCCTTGGCGAATATGGACTGTTGTTTACCCTGCCGGGCATGGCCATCGGCCAGGCGGTGCTGGCCTTGCCCATTGTAGTTTCATGGACAGCGCAGGCGCTTGAAGACCTCGATCCCCGCTGCCGCGAGACCCTGCTCACGCTTGGGGCCAACGGCAGGCAGCTTGCCATGTACGCACTGTGGGAGTGCCGTTACGCCGTGGGCATGGTCTGCGTTACGGCCTTTGGCCGCGTGATTACAGAAGTGGGCGTGGCCATGATGCTTGGGGGCAACATTCGTTACGCCACCCGCACCATGACAACGGCCATTGCCCTTGAAACCAGCAAGGGCGATTTTGCTCAGGGTATTGCCCTTGGCCTTGTGCTGTTGCTCATGGCCTTTGTGGTCAATCTGGCGCTTGCATTTTTCCGGCGCAGGGGGCGGGCATGA